From the genome of bacterium:
TCGTCGGACTCCACGGAGCGGGAGGAGATCCGAACTACGACTGGACGTGGTATGTCCAGGAGTTGCTCGGCGCCCAGTTCATCGGTCATCCCATGGGCCCGCAATTCCAGGAAGGCACGCTCATCGTGGAAGACCAGGAGCATCCGGCGACCCGGGATCTCCCCGTGAGCTTTTCTCACGTAGAAGAGTGGTACAGCTTCGACCGAAGCCCTCGCGAGCGCGGTTTTCGGGTTCTCGCCCGCGTCGACGAGAGCAGTTACTCCCCTGAGCTTCACATGCTCTGGATGGACGAGGATCTTCGCATGGGCGAGGACCATCCGATCGTGTGGTCGCGGTGCCTGGGGAACGGCCGCACATTGTTTTCGGCGCTTGGTCATCAAGGCGTCGCCTACCAGCGAGACGAGATGCGTTCCCTGCTCGCCGGCGCGATCTCATGGGCCGCTGGCCTGGAAGCACCCGGGTGCTCCGGCTGAACGGGGAACCCTCGCAAGGGGAGAGTTCCTGTTGATCGAGGCGTCCCCGTCACACCGACGGAAGTCTGACCCTTCGCGCCAGAAAAACCCGATTCGAAACGGCGTTCGCCTCTCCTTTCCCTAGGATCCCTTGCCCGCCGATCCGGCGGAGCAGATGTTCCAGAAGCAGCAGCGGGGGTGGGAGATGTTGCGGGTGCCGGCTTTGCGGCGCTGGCAGAAGGAGGCGTTGGCTGGTTTCGAGGCCAGCAGGGCGCCGAGCTATCTGGCCGTGGCCACGCCCGGTGCAGGCAAGACCACGTTCGCGTTGATGGCGGCCCGCCGCTCCCTGGTCGCACGTCAGGCGGCGCGCGTCGTCGTGGTCGTGCCGACCGCCCATTTGAAGACCCAGTGGGCCGATGCGGCCGAGAGCTTCGGATTGTTGCTCGAGCCCGAATGGAAGAGCCGCGCGGCGCTTCCGGCGGATGTCCACGGTGTCATCGTGACCTACCAGCAGGTTGCTGCGAGCGCGGCTGCCGTCGCACGGGTGGCGCACGGTGGTTTCGGAATTCTCGATGAGATCCACCACGCGGGCGAGAGCCGCGCCTGGGGAGACGCCATTCGCCAGGCACTCGAGCCTGCGGTGCGGCGCCTCTGCATCTCGGGCACGCCGTTCCGTTCCGACGATGCAGCCATCCCTTTCGTGCAATACATCGGCGAGGAAGCGCGGCCCGACTACGAGTACGGCTACGGAGATGCGCTGGGCGACCGGGCCGTCGTTCGTCCCGTGTTCTTCCCCAGGACCAACGGCCACATGGAGTGGCGCAGCAAGGATGGCCGGGAGTACGCGGCGAGCTTCGACGATCCGCTTCGCGGCGCTCTCGCGAGCCAAAGGCTTCGCACAGCACTGGCCGTTGAAGGTGAGTGGCTTCCGGCGGTTCTCAGCCAGGCGCATCGCCAGCTCCTCCACCTCCGGGAGCAGGATCCCGATGCGGGCGGATTGGTGATCGCGACGAGCCAGGAGCATGCGCGTGGAATCGCGCGAATCCTGCGCGGACGGCTAGGTGTTCGCCCGGTCGTTGCGACCTCCGACGATCCGTTGGCCAGCCGTCGCATCGCCGGCTTCCGGGATTCCCGGGAGCCCTGGCTGGTGGCGGTCCGGATGGTCTCCGAGGGAGTCGATATTCCGCGACTGAGGGTTGGTGTCTACGCCACGACCACCACGACGGATCTGTTCTTCCGACAAGCCGTCGGAAGGCTGGTCCGGTTCGTCAAGGGCAAGGGGCGTCAGAGCGCCTACATGTTCATTCCCGAGGACAAACGGATCTGCTCGTTCGCGCTCGATATCAAGCGTCCAAGGCGGCACTCCCTTCGCCCGCCGGAAGACGCCGATGAAGCGATGGATCGAGAAGAGGCCGCCGACCCGGAGGAAGAGCAACTCGACCTCTTCGCGGCGATCGCGTCCAAGGCCCTTGGCAGCGATGGGGAGGAGCTTCGACCCGACGACATCTGGGATGCAGAGACGGACATCGAAGCCGAAGAAGCCTGGATGCCAGAGTCGGACGAGCTTCCCGAGCTGGCAGAGCCGGTTCCGCTCCCGGTCTCAGCTCCCCAGGCGGCGCTGAAATCCAGCGTGCGGAAACGTCGCCGCGAGCTTCGCGAGTTGAATCAGGCCCGGGTCGAAACGCTGGTTCGCCTTACCCGGCTCTCGCATGCGCAGGTCAACAAGCGATTGAATGCGCGGATTGGTCTGAAGCGCATTTCCGAGGCGACCGAGCAGCATCTGCAGGCCAGGGCAGAAGCGGCGCGACGCTGGATCCAAGGGGACTGAGTTCAGCCGGCCCCGAGCAGCTCGCGTGCGATTTTCTGGGCCAGCCCGCCGTCCACCTCGCCCTTGTGGGCCTTCATCAAGGCGCCCATCACCTTGCCCATTTCCTTGGGCTCGCTGGCTCCACTCGCCTCGATGGCCGAGCGAACCCAGCCGCGAGTGGTCTCCTCATCCGCGAGGCTGGGCAGGAACTCCTGCACCACCGCGAGTTCTTCGCGTTCGGCTTCGGCTCTGTCTTCGCGGCCCGCTTGCTCGAAGGCTCCGATGCTCTCCTTGCGCTGTTTTTCGATCCGACGCAAGACGCCGATGCAAACCTCGTCTTCGAGCGTCTCGGAGCCGTCCTTCTTCATCTCGTTCAGGAAGGACGCACGAATGTTGCGTAGGGTCGTCACGCGGGTCGCCTGCTTGGCCTTCATGGCGGCCTTCATGCCTTCCGAGATTTCTTCGACGAGACCCATGTTTCCCCTGGTTGCACGAAGGCCGAAAGAACTTCGCATGAACGTTACAGCTCGTACATGTCCAGCGCACAAGCTCCCCCAATCCCATTCAGGGATTGGCCGATTCCGGCCCTGGCGCGCCGACCAGGTAGACACCGACATCGTCGCCCAGGATCTCCCATTCGCTCGAGTCGCGCAGACGGTTCGGCCCGAATGAGTAGAGGAACAGGCTGCGGCGCCGGTCCTCGCACTCGAAGCGGATCCAATAGGCCGTGCTCCAGGGATCGATCAGGAAGCTGGCGCGCTGCTCGGGAAGCCCGCTCGCCTCCGCCCGGGCCGATCTCAGCCGCTGGATCGCTGCCCCATCACGACTTCGCGCTTTCGATCGATGCGCCAGCGGTGCAGCCCCCCCGCTTGATAGGCCACCACGAAGACGCGGCGACTGGCACCGGTTCGATTGGTCTGCGAGCCGTGGACGAGATCGCGATGGAAGTAGAGAACGCTGCCGGCGGGCAGCTCAGTTGCAAAGGCTTCTCCATCGATGAGGTCGGTATCGGTGTAGAGCGCTCCCAGCACGCCGCGATCCTCGAGCCCCTTCAGGTTGCCGTGCTTGTGGCTACCGAGAATCACCCAGAGGCAACCGTTCTCCTTCGTCGAGTCATCCAGGTAGGTGAGTGTGCTGACCAGGGATTCGAGGTCTTCGGCCCCGTTCTCCCAGTACAATCCTTCCTGGTGCCACGGAAACGGTGCCCCACCCGGGCGCTTCACGTTGAGCTTGTCGCTGAAGACGCTGAGGGTGTCGCATCGATTGATCGACTGGGCCGGTTGATAGAGCCGCGGATCGTCGAGCAGCACTTCCAGGCGCGCGTCGAGGTGCCCGGTCGGCTCCATCGAGCGAACCGCCACTAGATCGTCGTTCCATTCCCATTTGATCGTGGAGCCCAGCACGGTCTGGTACTTCTGGTTGTCGACCTGATCGATCGGGCCGGCGTCATCTCGGCCGGCCGCCTCGACGATTTGAGCGTGAACGTTCTCTGCGCCGGCCCGCAACCCCTCGAGTTCCTGACCGTCGAAGACCCTCTCCCTGACGAAGAATCCCAGTTCATCGTATTGCTTCAGTTCCGCGTCTGTTGCTCGGTACACGTTCATCGTCTCCGGTGGCGCTCTGAGAATGGGACCGCACCGCACGATACTGAAAATCTGCCCAGGAGCGATGCTAGGCATCGGTATTTCAGGGGCATATTGTCCCTGGGCCTCATGGTCCACCGGTTGGCAATGTCTCCGAGTGCATCGGTAGCGCCACCTGCTCGAAGGCGGGCACCGAAAGCGATCGACCTCAGACTCAGGTCAGTCGTCGGTGTCGTCGTCGGAACGTCGCGAGGATCGGACCGATCCCACGCTTCCCGGAGCGGGACGGCTGGCGGGCCCGAGCTGAAAAGCTCCTCAGGGGGGCTCGGGAAGGAGATCGACCGGCTGTTCCGATAGTGGGGCCTGACTCCGGTCGAGCGGGGCGCGGCCGGTTCGGAGTTCCCCAACGGTCACGGATGGTGAGCAACCTGGCTGCACTCGCCGCTCTAGCAGGGTCCAACCAGCGTTCACGAGTTCATGCGTGAAGAACTAGAGGAGGCAACCCGGGCAATCGGGGACCTCGTTCTCCGCCGGTATGAACGGCTCGATCTTCTTCGGCGTCGTCGTGGGATCCGTATGGGTGGGCGGCAGGACCTTCAGGGAGTTGGCTGGCCCCTTGGATCGTCGTTGCCCCGTTCCGAGCTTCGGCCCCTTCGATTTCGGCGGCTGTTCCCCAGGCGGGGCGGGAACACTGGCCTTCACAACCACGGTCACCGGCGGGACCGAGCCCTTGCAGCGGGGCCTGTTGCCCTTCTTCTTGCCGACGGCGCTGATGGTATAGGTTCCGGCGTTCGCAAATAGCGCCGGGAGTTTCACTTGCTGGTTTCCATCCTTGGTCCCGATGTGGTGCGTGCCCGCGCCGTAGTTCACCAGCACAGCGCACTTCGGGCCCTTCTTCGTGAGGGTCAGCTCTACCGTCTGGCCGGCTTGCACCGGATTGGGAGAGGCCCCCAGCGTCAGGAGCTTGGGCTCGGCGGCCCCTGCGACCTGGGCTAGCCAGAGGATCCCCAAGCCCATCACGAGCGGTCTTCGGATTGTCATCGCCATTCCTCCTTGGCTTCGTGCAGGGGGAGTCGAGGTCCACTTCGGAGTGGTTCAATTCAGGCTTCTCGAGATTACTCGGGCACGCCCAAGGCGGCTGTACCTCGGCCTCGAATGGCCTCCAGAGAGCTCTGGCCCCGGAACGCCCTCTGGCGCGATCGCCAGCGCGGGCACGCTAACCCACCGAATTCGCAAGCGTTCCGAGATCGTGATCGACCGCCACCGGCCCCAGATCCCCGATCATGCACTTCACCGAGCCGCCGCCCTTCTTGAGGAACTCGGAGACGTCGACGGTGATGGGTGTGACGTCTCGCTCGCGGATCTGATCGAGGAGGGTTTCCGAGACGCCTCCGGGCAGGATCAGGTGGGAGACGCCGTCCTGACTGAGGGTGAAGGAATTGGCGGCGTAGCGTTCAGCGTCCGCCATCGAGAGTGCGATCAACCGGTCGCCGAAGATCGTTTCGAGCTGGTTCCACGCCTCGGGTTCGATGCTCTCACGATAGGCGAGCAGGAATTCACGGCGCGGCCCGAAGGCGCAGAGCGCCGTATCGCCGTGGTAGTGCGCTTCCAGAATGAGCTTCACGTGGAGCACGGGGTGGGGCGCCGCCAGATCTTCCAGGAAAGGCGCAACGCCGACGTCGGTGCGGAATCCGTACACACGTTTCCACGGTGGCCATGCGAAGGCGGGAACGAAGCGCTGCTTCTCGATACCACCGAAGGTCAGCAGGTAGTGGTCGCCAGCGGGGAAGAAATCTGCTTCGCCTTCCATGCGGTATTTCGGATCGATTTCGGCGAGTCGAAAGCCAGCGGCTTCGAGAACCCGACGGTAGTGCGACTTCTCGCCCGCGCGGGTTGGGAGCAGGTTGGCCAGGTAGAAGATCTTTTCCGAGAGAGGAAGTTCTGAATCGACCTCCGTCTGGAAGCCGGCATTGGCTGGATAGACAAGACCGGGCTGGGCGGCGTCGGGCGGAACGACCAGCACCCGGACACCCAGGTCGCGCAGGGTATCGCGGAGGCGTTGCCATTGGGCGATGGCTTTCGTTCGGTCGACGCTGCGTCGGCGGCCCCAGCGATTACGGGTGTGCGGGTTGGCCCCGCCCTGCACACTGAAGTGGGCGGGGTCGCCCATCAGCACGCTGCGTTGGTAGCGGCTTTCGCTCACGAACGGGGGAAGCCGGGCGGGAGGGTCTCGGGGTCGAGTCCGCCTTCGAATTCCAGGTGCGCCTGGGGGACGGTGCAGTAGACGGTCGCGAGGATTCCAGCCGGGCGATCATTGCCGCTCTTGCCGCCACCACCAAAGGGAAGGCGACCGCTCGCGCCGATCGTGCCCTTGTTCCAGTTCAGGATGCCCGTGCGCACGTTCCCGACACAATGCTCGAAGTGGGCGCGGCTCCGTGTCATGACCGAGGCGGCCAGGCCGTATTCGGAATCGTTGACGGCGGCAATTCCCTGGTCGAGATCGTCGATGGGGTAGAGGGACGCTTCGGGCCCGAAGAGCTCTTCGCGTTGGTAGGCGTGTGTCTGCTCCGTGGTCCCGAAACGCACGAGGCCGGGCGCGATGTAAGGCGCGATGCGGAGTGTCTCACCGCGGAACACGCGTTCGCCGCCAGCTGCTTCCGCCTGGGCACGCATGCGCTGCACACGTTCGAAGGCGGCACGCGAGACCAGCGGCCCCATGAAGGTGCCCTCCTCGAGAGGCGGGCCGATCTGCAAGCCGGAGAGGAGTAATGTCAATCGCTCCTGTAGTTCCTCCAGAACCGAATTGTGCACGAAGAGCCGTGACAGGCACGAGCAGCGTTGCCCGGTCGTCGCGGTGATCGAGAGCGCGGCTTCGGCGGCCGCCAGCTCGAGATCCGCATCCTCGAGAACGATCATGGCGTTCTTGCCGCCCATTTCCAGCGCCAGGAGCTTGCCAGGCTGATCGAGCGTGGCCTCACGCAACGCCCGGCCGACGGCGTAGGAGCCCGTGAAGAGCACACCATCGACATCCTCGGCGAGGGCGAGGGCCCGGCCTGTCTCGGCGCCACCCTGCACCAGTTCGAAGACTCCAGACGGGAGCCCAGCGTCTCGCCAGGCCCGCTGCATCCAGTCTCCGACGGCCGGCGTGTGATCGCTCGGCTTGAAGACCACGCAGTTGCCGGTGGCCAGGGCGGGAACGATATGGCCGTTCGGAAGATGGGCGGGGAAGTTGAAGGGCCCCAGCACGGCGAGGACGCCCCGCGGATGAAAGGTTGCGCGCGCACTCGCATTGGCATTCAACGTCTCTGCGTAAGCCATGCCATGCTCGAGGGTCACATCGATCTTCGCGGGAAGCAGCGCCGCTTCGCCCCGGGCATCCCAGAGCGCCTTGCCCATTTCTCGTGCAATCAGCTGCGCGAGTTCTTCCTTGCGCTCCGCGGCGAGATCCCGGAAACGCCGCAGCACCATCGCCCGTTTCTCGAAACCAACGTCACGCCAGCGCGGGAATGCTCCTCTTGCTCGGCCGATGGCTTCGGCAACGGCATCTGCATCCCATACCGCGAAGCGCCCGATCTCGTCGGCCGGATCCGCCGGGGAAAGACTGCGAAGGATGTCGGTCATGGTAGAGGTGTGACCGAAACCCTGTTACCGGAGCGGACATCGAGTGCAGTCCGGCAGCCCTCCGAGACGATCGGAGCGTCGTCGCTCCCGAGCGGGACGACGGTGGCGCGGAAGTGTCCCCCGGCCTCGGTGGAGAGCAGGGCCATGTCGGGTTCGGAGCGTGCTCCTTGTTGGACGGGGATTCCAGGCAATACCAGCTCGCGTCGTCCGCGGACTGACGAGATGGCGTCTCGCGCCGCACCGTAGTAGGGCCCGCCATCGAAGGGGTCGACCTGGTTCAGGGGATGGAAGCCCACCTTCTCGAGAATGCGCACGGCGGCCTTGGCGGATTCGTTGGCCTGGCCGATCACTTTCTGCACTTCATCGGGAAAGAGAGTGGCGTACACGGGATCGCGGGGAAAGAGATCGGCGATGAATTGCTTCGAGCGCGCGGAGAGATGGTCGGCTTCCCGATACGGGACGCCCGTGAACTTTGCACCAAAGGCATCCCATAGCAGGTTCTTCCCCGGTGCTTCGAAGGGCGAGAGCATCTCTGCGATCACTTCCCTCTTGAACCACTCACGATGAGCCCCGATGTAGGCAAAGCGCACGATCGATAGCGCCTTGCCACAACGCTCGGGGTGGCCCCGGTAGGCCGGATCGAGAATCAACCCACCCACCTCGGTGGGGCCGTCTTCCGTCGAGCGCAGCTGCAGCTTCTGATGGACGAAGCGCGCTTCGAGTTCAGAGCTACGCCGCTCCTCTGTCGAGACTTCGAGCCAGTAGTACGGCACGCCAGGTCGACCATGCTGAGCCAGGATCAGCGACGTGCCGACGCAACGCGCCGCTTCGTGGTCGTAGAGAACGAATTGGTAGACCGCTTCGCTCGGGTCATCGAGACGCCCCGCAAAGGATTTCTCCGAGAGTGCGATTCGCGTAGCCAGGAAATCCGGATCCCGGGGCAGGTTCATGGAGTCCAGCAGGCCGGCGAGCAGGGCGAGATCGTCGAGATCTCCCGCCGCCACCGGGCGAAGCGTCAGCACTGGAGTCCCCGCTCTTCGCCGACCGCAGCGAGTGCCTTCTCGAGGATCGCGAAACCCTGCTCGAGTTCTTCGTCCGTGGCGTTGACGGGCAGCAGCATGCGTACCTTCATGGGGCTTCGGCCAGCGCCGAAGACGAGGAGGCCTTCTTCGAAGCACTTCCTTAGGACGGCGCCGACCACCTCCGGGTTCCCATTCCACGGGACGAAGGCCTGCATGGAGCCGATTCCGCTGCGCGGACCGATGGCCCGGGGCATGCGTTTGGCGAGGGAAACGAAACGGCGCTCGACACGGCGAGCAAGCACGACGATCCGTCCCTCTGGTCCCAGGTAGCCCTCCTGATCGAGCCTCTCGATGATCTGGGCACCGACGGCCATACCGACCGTGGAGCCGGCGTAGGTGCCGGAGATCAAGCCGGGCTTCGGGTTGTAGCGGCGGCTGAAGAGGACGGCGCTGCCTTGAAGGACCTTGCCTAACGTGACGACATCCACGAGATCTTCCAGTCCGAGTGTACGAAAGGCGTAGAGCTCGCCGGTTCGCGCGAACGTCTGCACCTCGTCCACCCAGACGGCGACGCCCGCTTCATGACAACGTTCCATGAGCGCCCGGAAGTATTCCGGTGGGGCCGTGTTGAAGCCGCCTTCACCCTGTACCAACTCGAACATCATCGCCGCGATCCGACCCGGGAAGCGCCCGAGGTGTGCCTCCAACGCATCGAGGCCGTTGCGAATCGGATCCGTTTGCGACGGGTCATGGAAGGGAACGTGGAGCACGTTGCCGCGCAACGGCAGGCCTTCCCGGAAGCCGGGCTTGTCGGTGAGCTCGGCCATCGCGAGGGTGCGTCCGGCGAAGGCGTTCTCGAAGACGATGATGCGATCCGCCGGTTGGTGCTTCTGGAGGATCATCTTCAGCGCGTTCTCATTGGCCATCGCTCCGGAAACCGAGAGCCACGCGTGCTTGAGGCGAGGGCCCGCGTGTTTGACGAGCAACTTCGAGATTTCGAGGTTCTCGACTCCGGGGACCAGATGGCCCTGGAAGACGGTGTCGACCGCGGCGGCGGCCACGGCGGTTTCCAGCAGCTGGCGATCGCTATGGCCGAACGCGTAGACGCCGATTCCCCCGATGAAATCGAGGAGTCGGGTGCCGTCCGCAAGCCGAAGGGTTGCGCCCTGGCCGACGCCCGCCTGGAGCATGGGCCAACCGAGGGGGCGCCCGCGTAGACGCTCAAGCTGCTTGATCGCGCGCTCGTAGGCCGCCGGGCTGAGTGCTCGGGAATTGGCCTCTTCGGCGACCGCGTCCAGCAGGGCCGCCGCAGCTTTCTTGACCTGCGGCGAGTCCATCAGGGAACCGCTGGCACTTCGGGAGTGTCTTGCCATGATCCCAGCCTATCGGCACGAGGCCTGGCCGCCTTGGGGGTTGTGTCGTAGGGCGGAGGGATCCCCAGCGATTCGTTCGTCTCCATGAAGTTTTGCGCGTGAAATTCACCCCACTCAAAGCCGTTCGCTATGATTGCACCGGATCAACGCGCACGGCGACGGGTGCGGGTTGACCGCGGGGCGCCGCCGACCGATGACCACACACATGATCGACAAGGAGTTCGCGCCCGACGACCTGGCGCCGCCGGGGGGCCGCTTGCGCCGCTCTCGAGCGGAGACGCGCGCCCGCAAGGAGCGAGCCGCAGAACGCAAGGACGCGCTTGCCGCGGCGATTCCCTACCTCGCTGCAGTGCGGGCGCCGAGCCTGCCGCTGGGTGGCACGATGGGCCGGGAGGTCTCCGTGGCCAGCTACAACGTGCACCGTTGGGCAGGCCTGAACGGGGTCCGGGCGCCGGATCCGGCCCGGGCTGGCTTCGTGATCTCCGAGTTGGAAGCCGACGTCATCGGTCTCCAGGAAGTGCTCCGGCCCTTCGAGTGGGAAGAGGATCCGCTGGAGCGCCTGGCGGACGCCCTGAACCTCCACCTGGCCTTCGTCGCGACCCGCGTGCATCGCCGCGGCGAAATCGGCAATGCGATCCTGTCACGTTGGCCCATCACCAGCGTGTTCTCGCTCGATCTCTCCTTCTCGCGGGTCGAGAAGCGTTCCGCGGTGGCGGTGGAATTCGCCAGCAGTGAAGGGCCGGTCGCGGTCGTGGCGACGCATCTGGCGTTGGTCGATCGTACTCGAGCCCGGCAGGTCAAGAGCATCCTCGAAAACCCGCGGTTGCAGGGGCCGGTGATCCTGCTCGGGGACATGAACGCCTGGCGGAAGTGCAAGGCCACCCGCACGCTCGAGCGCGAGTTGATCGGCGACGAGGAGATGACCTGGCCGCGGACCTTTCCGGCCGCTCGCCCCGTATGGGCCCTCGACCGGGTGTATGCGCGAGGGGCCCAGATTGAGGAGGTCGTCGCTCACGAGAGCGCGGCAGCTCGCAAGGCTTCGGATCACCTGCCGGTGATCGCCCAGCTCCGGATCGAGGGGAACGGGATCGAGGGCAGTTGAGGGCCGAGGGGCCTGGCGTGCGCTATCCCCTGGTCATGGCCGCCCGCCACTTCCTTCCGATCCTTCTGGCCCTTGGGCTGGGAGCCCTCGGCTGCACCTCCATCGAGAGTGCACGATTGTTTCGTGGCGGTAGCCAGGCCCTCGATCGCGGTGATGCCGAGCAGGCCGTCAGCCTGTTGGAGCAGGCAGCCCAGCTCGAGCCCGACGCAGCTCCGGTTCTGAACAACCTGGGTGTCGCCTATCTCGCAGCCGGCCGCGAGGCCGAGGCCAAGCTTGCGTTCGAGCGGGCGGTTGCGCTGGATTGCAGTCACGAGCCCGCCCAGCGCAATCTCCGGGCGCTTCAAGACGCGCCGCGAAACGGGAGTGTCGCGCGCCAATCCAGTCCCTAGGTGTCGCTTGAAGGCCTCCCTGCCATCGCGTAGGGTCCATCCGATGGCCAACGAGTTGGAGCAGAAGGCGCTCGCGTCGTACCTGGAGGATCACAACCTCAAGCAGACGAAGCAGCGAGAGGCGATCCTGGACGTGTTCCTCGAGGTCAA
Proteins encoded in this window:
- a CDS encoding ThuA domain-containing protein → MFTKTNGFRHEEAIPAGLTLLESIAAERGWSLFHTENSAVFAPEILARFSAAVWHNTSGDTLSPDQREAFKGWLTAGGGFVGLHGAGGDPNYDWTWYVQELLGAQFIGHPMGPQFQEGTLIVEDQEHPATRDLPVSFSHVEEWYSFDRSPRERGFRVLARVDESSYSPELHMLWMDEDLRMGEDHPIVWSRCLGNGRTLFSALGHQGVAYQRDEMRSLLAGAISWAAGLEAPGCSG
- a CDS encoding DEAD/DEAH box helicase family protein — its product is MPADPAEQMFQKQQRGWEMLRVPALRRWQKEALAGFEASRAPSYLAVATPGAGKTTFALMAARRSLVARQAARVVVVVPTAHLKTQWADAAESFGLLLEPEWKSRAALPADVHGVIVTYQQVAASAAAVARVAHGGFGILDEIHHAGESRAWGDAIRQALEPAVRRLCISGTPFRSDDAAIPFVQYIGEEARPDYEYGYGDALGDRAVVRPVFFPRTNGHMEWRSKDGREYAASFDDPLRGALASQRLRTALAVEGEWLPAVLSQAHRQLLHLREQDPDAGGLVIATSQEHARGIARILRGRLGVRPVVATSDDPLASRRIAGFRDSREPWLVAVRMVSEGVDIPRLRVGVYATTTTTDLFFRQAVGRLVRFVKGKGRQSAYMFIPEDKRICSFALDIKRPRRHSLRPPEDADEAMDREEAADPEEEQLDLFAAIASKALGSDGEELRPDDIWDAETDIEAEEAWMPESDELPELAEPVPLPVSAPQAALKSSVRKRRRELRELNQARVETLVRLTRLSHAQVNKRLNARIGLKRISEATEQHLQARAEAARRWIQGD
- a CDS encoding GatB/YqeY domain-containing protein; translation: MGLVEEISEGMKAAMKAKQATRVTTLRNIRASFLNEMKKDGSETLEDEVCIGVLRRIEKQRKESIGAFEQAGREDRAEAEREELAVVQEFLPSLADEETTRGWVRSAIEASGASEPKEMGKVMGALMKAHKGEVDGGLAQKIARELLGAG
- a CDS encoding phytanoyl-CoA dioxygenase family protein, whose amino-acid sequence is MYRATDAELKQYDELGFFVRERVFDGQELEGLRAGAENVHAQIVEAAGRDDAGPIDQVDNQKYQTVLGSTIKWEWNDDLVAVRSMEPTGHLDARLEVLLDDPRLYQPAQSINRCDTLSVFSDKLNVKRPGGAPFPWHQEGLYWENGAEDLESLVSTLTYLDDSTKENGCLWVILGSHKHGNLKGLEDRGVLGALYTDTDLIDGEAFATELPAGSVLYFHRDLVHGSQTNRTGASRRVFVVAYQAGGLHRWRIDRKREVVMGQRSSG
- a CDS encoding aldehyde dehydrogenase family protein; its protein translation is MTDILRSLSPADPADEIGRFAVWDADAVAEAIGRARGAFPRWRDVGFEKRAMVLRRFRDLAAERKEELAQLIAREMGKALWDARGEAALLPAKIDVTLEHGMAYAETLNANASARATFHPRGVLAVLGPFNFPAHLPNGHIVPALATGNCVVFKPSDHTPAVGDWMQRAWRDAGLPSGVFELVQGGAETGRALALAEDVDGVLFTGSYAVGRALREATLDQPGKLLALEMGGKNAMIVLEDADLELAAAEAALSITATTGQRCSCLSRLFVHNSVLEELQERLTLLLSGLQIGPPLEEGTFMGPLVSRAAFERVQRMRAQAEAAGGERVFRGETLRIAPYIAPGLVRFGTTEQTHAYQREELFGPEASLYPIDDLDQGIAAVNDSEYGLAASVMTRSRAHFEHCVGNVRTGILNWNKGTIGASGRLPFGGGGKSGNDRPAGILATVYCTVPQAHLEFEGGLDPETLPPGFPRS
- a CDS encoding arginine N-succinyltransferase, coding for MLTLRPVAAGDLDDLALLAGLLDSMNLPRDPDFLATRIALSEKSFAGRLDDPSEAVYQFVLYDHEAARCVGTSLILAQHGRPGVPYYWLEVSTEERRSSELEARFVHQKLQLRSTEDGPTEVGGLILDPAYRGHPERCGKALSIVRFAYIGAHREWFKREVIAEMLSPFEAPGKNLLWDAFGAKFTGVPYREADHLSARSKQFIADLFPRDPVYATLFPDEVQKVIGQANESAKAAVRILEKVGFHPLNQVDPFDGGPYYGAARDAISSVRGRRELVLPGIPVQQGARSEPDMALLSTEAGGHFRATVVPLGSDDAPIVSEGCRTALDVRSGNRVSVTPLP
- a CDS encoding aminotransferase class III-fold pyridoxal phosphate-dependent enzyme, with product MARHSRSASGSLMDSPQVKKAAAALLDAVAEEANSRALSPAAYERAIKQLERLRGRPLGWPMLQAGVGQGATLRLADGTRLLDFIGGIGVYAFGHSDRQLLETAVAAAAVDTVFQGHLVPGVENLEISKLLVKHAGPRLKHAWLSVSGAMANENALKMILQKHQPADRIIVFENAFAGRTLAMAELTDKPGFREGLPLRGNVLHVPFHDPSQTDPIRNGLDALEAHLGRFPGRIAAMMFELVQGEGGFNTAPPEYFRALMERCHEAGVAVWVDEVQTFARTGELYAFRTLGLEDLVDVVTLGKVLQGSAVLFSRRYNPKPGLISGTYAGSTVGMAVGAQIIERLDQEGYLGPEGRIVVLARRVERRFVSLAKRMPRAIGPRSGIGSMQAFVPWNGNPEVVGAVLRKCFEEGLLVFGAGRSPMKVRMLLPVNATDEELEQGFAILEKALAAVGEERGLQC
- a CDS encoding endonuclease; this encodes MTTHMIDKEFAPDDLAPPGGRLRRSRAETRARKERAAERKDALAAAIPYLAAVRAPSLPLGGTMGREVSVASYNVHRWAGLNGVRAPDPARAGFVISELEADVIGLQEVLRPFEWEEDPLERLADALNLHLAFVATRVHRRGEIGNAILSRWPITSVFSLDLSFSRVEKRSAVAVEFASSEGPVAVVATHLALVDRTRARQVKSILENPRLQGPVILLGDMNAWRKCKATRTLERELIGDEEMTWPRTFPAARPVWALDRVYARGAQIEEVVAHESAAARKASDHLPVIAQLRIEGNGIEGS
- a CDS encoding tetratricopeptide repeat protein; amino-acid sequence: MRYPLVMAARHFLPILLALGLGALGCTSIESARLFRGGSQALDRGDAEQAVSLLEQAAQLEPDAAPVLNNLGVAYLAAGREAEAKLAFERAVALDCSHEPAQRNLRALQDAPRNGSVARQSSP